From a region of the Etheostoma cragini isolate CJK2018 chromosome 20, CSU_Ecrag_1.0, whole genome shotgun sequence genome:
- the dusp23b gene encoding dual specificity protein phosphatase 23b, protein MASTPPHNFSWVDPDKLAGLALPRMTSEYRYLLDNGIKHLVCLCERKPPYYDSCPELQLHHIKIVDFTPPSPSQIDRFLSIVEEANSKGEGVGVHCMHGHGRTGTMLACYLVKTRKISGVDAIKEIRNLRKGSIETHEQEKAVVQFYQRTK, encoded by the exons ATGGCCTCCACACCTCCACACAATTTCTCCTGGGTCGATCCGGACAAACTGGCTGGACTGGCACTACCCAGGATGACATCTGAATACCGGTACCTGCTGGACAACGGTATCAAACACCTGGTTTGCCTGTGTGAGAGAAAACCACCCTACTATGACTCATGCCCAGAGTTACAGCTGCACCACATCAAGATAGTGGACTTCACTCCTCCTTCACCAAGTCAGATTGACAGATTCCTCTCTATTGTGGAAGAGGCCAACTCCAAGGGGGAG GGTGTGGGAGTTCACTGCATGCACGGGCATGGGAGAACAGGGACCATGCTGGCCTGCTACCTGGTGAAGACAAGGAAGATATCAGGGGTCGACGCCATCAAAGAGATCCGCAATCTGCGGAAAGGCTCGATTGAAACTCACGAACAAGAGAAAGCTGTGGTGCAGTTTTATCAGCGCACAAAGTAG
- the LOC117935757 gene encoding guanine nucleotide-binding protein G(I)/G(S)/G(O) subunit gamma-2 isoform X2 → MASNNTASIAQARKLVEQLKMEANIDRIKVSKAAADLMSYCEAHAKEDPLLSPVPASENPFREKKFFCAIL, encoded by the exons ATGGCGAGCAATAACACGGCCAGCATCGCACAAGCGAGGAAGCTGGTGGAGCAGCTGAAGATGGAGGCCAACATTGACAGGATAAAG GTGTCAAAAGCAGCGGCAGACTTAATGTCATACTGCGAAGCCCATGCCAAAGAGGACCCTCTGTTATCGCCGGTGCCAGCGTCAGAGAACCCGTTCAGGGAGAAGAAGTTCTTCTGTGCCATCCTGTAA